The DNA region CCCCACTCCCACTACTTGACATATTTCTCTAATGACAAGCTGGACTGACATACATTATTTATAATTAACATAGCTTTTGAGGGTGCGAGTAATAGTTGCGAATGATGGCCTTTTAGATGGATTTCCGTCCCAACAAAGGCATATAAGATCAATGAGTTCCTCCACTTGCACTTGGTCATGGTGATCATAACCATCATTTTCATTCCCTAATGATGTTGATGATGCAAGCATTGGCCTCAGCTTACCTTCCACTACTTCCATTGCAATCTAATTACAAAAGTATATAATATTTCTAATTAAATTGATGATTAATTAACTGTATAAAGTAATAATAAGTGGTGATGATGATGTATACCTTGGCGGGACCAAAATCTGTCTCAACGAAGGGGTATTTTCCTGTTAGAAGCTCGTTGAGTATGACACCGAAACTGTACACATCACATTTTTCATTATAAGGCTCACATTTTATCACTTCAGGTGCCATATACACGTATGTTCCTGTTTCTCCAGTGAGAGCCATTTCATGGTCATCCAAGAAGCGAGCATGTCCGAAATCAGCAACACGAACATGCATGGCATCGTCCAAGAAAATGTTACTAGGCTTCAAGTCACGGTGAATGAGCTTTGGCTTCTGCTCATGGAGATACTGCATGCCCTGTGCGATCTCCAATGCCTTGCTCACTCTTTCTTTCAACGGAGGAAGTGGCACGCCTCTTCCCTTTCGCCTGCTGCCGGACCCGTGCAGCCACTCTTTCAGGGTGCTGTTAAGATACTCCGTCACCACCCACGCGTGATGAGGTGGCTCAAGGCATGCGCCCATTAGGTGGAGAACGAAACGGTTCCGCTGCTTCGATAGGGTTTCTACCTCCTGAGCGAAGAATGCGACCCCGTTTGCATTTGTGTTGAAGAATTCCGATGTTATGCACTTCACTGCCACGTCACATCCGCGCCATGTTCCTCTGTGAATCACTGCGGTGGTTCCTTGCCCTATTTTCTCTTCCAACTGAATCTGTTCAATCATGTCTAATAAATGATATATATAAAACATTATTCAAAAAAAGGTGAAAATTTAGTGTCAACTGTATTTATTATAAGGTTGGATAATTGAAACTGTATGAAAACATTATTTACGTGAAGATAACAGCACAACTTTTTAGCGTTAAAACAATGAGTACTTAGTGAGTACTAACTACTAACCTCGGTTGGATGAATATACCATCCAGCAATTTTGGCTTCATGAATAATGGTGGCAAGATTGGGGTGGTGAGGAGGTGGAGTGGGGATGGGAGGGATGGGTGGAGTGGAGTTGATTGCTTGCTGAAATTCGCCTTTGTTTTGGACAATGAGGCCTAAGATTCCTTTTTCTTGTGCAACTTGGAGGCAGTACCTTAGGTAGTCTTGGGTCCTTTCCATTCTTTTCCTATACATCGCTCGTAGTTCTGTTTGCCTTTGCACCTCCTTTTCCAGCCCTGCCGCCTACACAGCAGCCAAAATAACTAACTAGCATACATGGACTATTACAGTGGCCCATTTCTTTATCATAATTCAAGCCCAATAACAAAAGGCCCATAAAACATGAAAATTGAAAATCACCATTATATCATGAACTTATATAAAGATATATGAAATTctgaaaaaagaattgaaaaagatttaaaaattcacataataataataataaggtgtaCCTTAGCATCCAATCTGTCATAGCGCTGCTGAAGGTCCAAGGGCGAGGTAGTGGACTCCACAGTTCTGACTCGACGACAGCATCCACCGGAATCAACGCGAGGTGGCTCCTGCCTCACCACCTTTGATGACTGCCGTGACTGAATTGTTGGAGAACTCATTTCTCTGCTCAATTGTTGTCTCTTCTATCTGAGTGGATTCTATTGTAATTGCATTCGTGTTAACTGTTAAGTATATATGCATTCACCGTACCATAATTAAGCTTAGGTTATTGTTTCATTCATATGCCAAATACCTCACGACAATAATCTTGACGGACTTCTTTATGAACGTTGAACTATTCAATTCTTTAGTACGCTAAGAAATTCAAGAAATTGCTCTATCTATCACTATGTTATTGTGAATTAAAAAatggataatatatatatatatatatatatatatatatatatatatatatatattaaattgaaaACGGTATTACATAGCGGAGCAGAGTGTTGACTGTAGAAAAACGCCAATGCAAGTGGTGAGcgtgaattaaataattaataatgcattaaaaatTCACTTAACGtactcttttcaaaaacaacagttctAAAGCGGCAACTTTAACCATATCTTCCTACAGTTTTAGCACTTGGATATTTTTGGAACATATTTTAGGACTTCTTAATCCATCTTCTACTACCGAAATGATAAAATGTTAAacaaatagttctttcaatcttaaTTTGCTCCCAACAAGTGCGTAAAAAGCAGTGAAGAGATGTAACTTGCACACTGGAAGCAAGAGTGTGAAGTTTGGGTTCTGAAAGGGAATGGCAagagaagcagaaacagaaaaaGAGATTCTTATGTAAAGCTAGACAGTAGTAGACACAAAATCATCATCTTCACCCCCTTCTCTCACTTTATTTGTACTTTGTATGGTAAAGTGAAATGGGTTTAACACCTTAGTGGAAACTCCAAACACTCTCCTCGGGATCAACAATCACTATACAATTACACTATCTTTAAttaatctttgtcttttgttcAATAAGCAAGGGTTGCGTTAGTTAAATATAAACACTAATTTTATGTTACCGGCCCAACCTTTTCCTTCATCCTTTGTTATTTGTTACATAGTATAGGAGAGGCTTTATTTAGAGTGGTTGTTGCATGCTTAACTCTAGCTAGCTatagtaaaagaaaaacaaagtagtGGTTAGTCACTGGTTACTTAATGCTAACCAGAAGACACTTcaactaggtatcctttaaaaattgtataatattcagccttttattacaataatttaaaaaaaataaaataaacatatctaaatattttaaatagatttagtgtctttttaaaattaaatacacattcaaaatacaaactaaataaaactgaaatttaaaatttaaatttaaattttaaatttctatttcaaatttaatatatttaattattaatatattataattacaatttaaatacacatccaaaaatcaaattagttataattcaaaattttgaatttaaaattctaaaataaatcttaaaccatCTTAATAGTAAAATATTCGCTCCGTAAAGATCCAGAGCTGCAACGCCTCCCCCTCCTCATCTGTGGCCGCTTTCGTCTTCTCCTTACGCACTCCTCTGCCACGATCTCCTCTTTGGACGACACGCTCTTCCCCGCGACGCGCACTTCCCTGCGCACACCCACGCCTCCTCAATCGATGGACTCCTCTCCATCCATGGTCTCTTCCCCCGCGCCTCCTCCCTCGCGCCACGCACAACCGCCCCCTTCTCCCGCGCCTCCCCTGTCTCCTCTCTCACATCGCAATTCTTCTGTCTCTGGTAATTCTGCttacaaaattctaaaaaatttttggtTGAATTCATTCGTGAGTCTTTTTtcgcttaataaaaatttttatttttttaaatttatgattttggatgtgtttcaaacATGTTTTGTATATAAgtcaataattttagatgtgtaataaatgaaaaataaccaatatttacaaacatacattttaataattttaaaagcattaatgttcaaataagtaacgataaaattcaacaaataataaaaaatgagaaatatTAGATGAATTTtatcgaataagatataaaaaaaattaattttatatttaatgtttaaatttaaatttttgatttatgattttggatgtgtttcagaaatattttttgtatcacttaataattttagatgtgttacaattgaaaacaaaatcgaaTTTTTACAAACAAGcattttaatacttttaaaagcattaatattaaaataagtaaCGAAAAAATCTaactattaaaaaaagaaaaatgttatatgAGTTTTTctcgaataagatataaaaaattaattttatttttaatgcttaaatttaaattttagatttataattttagatgtgttttaaaaatattttatgtataatttaataattttagatgtgttacaattgaaaaaaattaatttttacgaacatacattttaataattttaaaagcgttaatattcaaataagcaatgaaaaaattcaaaaaaaaaataaaagaaagaaagaaagaaagaaaaaaataaagaagaagaaaagaatattgaTATATACactgattatttattatttaattcaaatattgatataattttattaaaataatgatgAATGAGTTTTGAATTAGTATGTAAGTCACtcgaaataaaaacaaaatagcacgatttatctaataataataataataataataataataataataataataataataaaatgttaaatatgaaataataaatttacctgTAGAGAAATAATATTCTTCTATGAAAATTTTTGTAAAGAACagtgagagagaaaaaaaaaagaacgtaCGCGAGAGAGGGGAGGAGAACGTGCAAAtaaataaaacctaataaaataactattttataaagtaggtaagaagttagaaaaattctagtatttgaaatttaaattaattttaattaccaacaTATTTAACTACAAATTAGGAATGTcttttaactaaaatttatttaaataatattatttaaatttaaaagctGAATAAAAGCTGAATTTTAAAGGACATATAGTATTTTCCACCAGAAGATACCTATTTGGAATCGGCACATAATTAGGAGATACCCTTTGTGTCTTGTTTGTCTCGTTTTCTTCTATACCATGCATTATATATGCACAGTATAAACTCAccaactaaatatatatataccatATATAAGAATGTCTCGTTCGATATTACTTTGACTTTCTTAGTTTTACTATTGCTGCCTAATCAGTTAGCAGTTAGTCTAATATCCTTAACATAAGGGTTAGGTATGTATGGATATCATGTGTAGGAAGAGAAAAGGAActactctattattattattaccgaTATACCATATTCTTATTGATTACAACATTATAATTCGGTTCTAActaataaatatttcaaaagtaACTATTGTTTCAGCTTTATAATTCGAAAAAATGCTGATTATCTTATCGAAAAAATATAGTTagacaataaaatattaaataatatgaacaataaatatatcggatgtttaatttattatgtatgtatatagttatcttaatattaagatgaaaaaagtttaataacaaaaaattttcagctataattaaccaaaattttctgtaatttatttcatttatataacttaataacagttttattttttatttcactttcCTATTAATTCACTTATCGTATTTTTATCAGTTTCAATTATTAATGACATcatattttttactattagatatttttgtaatcaatacttaatatttcctttcataatttgatttttatatttaagaatacagtaaagactaataataattataaaaaatggtAATGATAATTTGTATTAAATGAATTCattgtaattgatttttatttttgttaagtcgTATATCATCATTTAATGGAGATACAAAATCTGAAAGCTACCCTTATATGATTTTATTTCtgttaattcaattattttcattcaaaattcacaactcTAATATCATTGCAAGCACAATTAGAATAGGCTAAGGAATTTTACAAGAAGGCATTTTTATCATTGCAAATAGTATGGTATTTGAATCCGACCTTAATATGGTACCCTATGATAGAATGTGCTAAAGAATTTGAATAACAGATGGACTCACCCGATGAGGTTGTTAATCAACAAATTTTTTAGAATATGGAAAACCACACTAACTTTGATGATGTATGGTAATAAACTGATTTaatttttgtgtgtgtttttatgtgtattatttataattatattgtactaactaagttcatacacataacattcatacGTTCATATACATAACACccataattacatacaactaacatctaaaaattaaattcatgtttattagatattacatccatacacatattattttttagatattgcaTAAGTAACTATAAAGTTAACAtagatgtttttaaattttatcatattgaatttaaaaaatatcaaattcttaaattaatttattcaattgataaatttacccataacatccataaattcatacacataacatctataatttcatattaataacatccataattttgtactcataatattcttaatttcatacatataatatcaataattaataattttttataattaatatgatcaaattttaaactatacatcttattatatttttcaaattatctcatatgtgcaTTAATAGgttatgattttaattattttaatatttttatttaatattcatatgtatgcttatttattgattttaatatgacgagttaataattatttttaaaaatttattttttaatttttgtttatattttatattttatattttattttttaataatttatatgtaaaatataagttgtatggtagaagttgttaaaaatttttaatttaacttccaTAGTTTTTGGAGAGAATTATTGTattttaatggataataatgTGATTGAGAGATGTTAGGGATTTTATTTGggaaaaattgaaattgattttgtaaaGAACATTAATGACTCCAAGCATGTAGCGAAATGGTAGGTGATAAGAAGAATAAGTGATACGGAGGTGTATGTCACTTGCTTATCAAGAGAATGAGAATTTTTACGTGATATTTCTATATTGTAATTATTCTTTGGTTACCTAGCATCAGTGGACTTTGCTAGGTAAATAATGATTTTtgtaaacaatatgaacaatggaCTTTAAAATTGgcccaataaagtaaaaatacactaTACCCCAAATTACctacctaaattttaatattagaataaccaacCGCATATCTAGTGAATTAAACATTcgatatatccattgttcacattgtttaatattttcatgatctaccaatattttttctattaacatTTAAGTGGGGTAATTTGGAAATATAGTGTGTTTGTACTTTattgaatcaattttaaaattcattgtTCATAAAAACCATTATCTACCTAATAAAATCTTTattataatcatttatttataATTCGGTAATTGAAGATTCGTTAAAAGATATGTTTAATAACaaatttataaaaacaaaaaatgaaataaggatagatttttttataagatattcataaaattattatttttttgttacttaAATATCGAAATATTTTTGAATGTACTTATATATTCCGTATATTTTTGCTAGCAAACATAAATCATTGTTATAGAAAAAACAAATTCAATTTGGTTCAAGTAGTGGTGGCGTTTCTCAAGAGAAGAGTGTCTGTTATGAAAGAAGATTGTATGCTCTTGTCATAATTTGAATTTCAATAAAATATTGTCAGCTCAGGCATTGTCTAGTCGAGGAGATCCATGGAAGGATATCTGTCAGTTAC from Arachis hypogaea cultivar Tifrunner chromosome 10, arahy.Tifrunner.gnm2.J5K5, whole genome shotgun sequence includes:
- the LOC112717789 gene encoding serine/threonine-protein kinase 52-like, with product MSSPTIQSRQSSKVVRQEPPRVDSGGCCRRVRTVESTTSPLDLQQRYDRLDAKAAGLEKEVQRQTELRAMYRKRMERTQDYLRYCLQVAQEKGILGLIVQNKGEFQQAINSTPPIPPIPTPPPHHPNLATIIHEAKIAGWYIHPTEIQLEEKIGQGTTAVIHRGTWRGCDVAVKCITSEFFNTNANGVAFFAQEVETLSKQRNRFVLHLMGACLEPPHHAWVVTEYLNSTLKEWLHGSGSRRKGRGVPLPPLKERVSKALEIAQGMQYLHEQKPKLIHRDLKPSNIFLDDAMHVRVADFGHARFLDDHEMALTGETGTYVYMAPEVIKCEPYNEKCDVYSFGVILNELLTGKYPFVETDFGPAKIAMEVVEGKLRPMLASSTSLGNENDGYDHHDQVQVEELIDLICLCWDGNPSKRPSFATITRTLKSYVNYK